Below is a window of Roseivirga misakiensis DNA.
TACTACAGAAAAGAATGGTTGACTTTACAAGTGCGGTATTTTTCAATTGAGGAAAGAACCTAGGCTCTCAGTTTATTTAATAACTGGTTAAGCACTTTGAGCTCTTTTTCGTTCAAATTATTTGTGATATCATCAATTAAAGTCATTTCGTCATCGATTTGGCCCAGTAAGTTTAAACCATTTTCATTGATGAACACTTGAATTTTACGTCCATCATGAGGGCAAGGCTTTTTCCAAATAAGTCCTTTCGTACAGAGCTTGTCGACCAATCTAGATGCATCAGCATTCCCGATAATCATTTTATCCTTAATTTCTAAAGTACTGATGGGCTCCGAATTCTGACCGCGTAAAATTCGCAGTACGTTCAGCTGTTGTAGCGTAATGTTGTGCGGTTTTAACAACTCAGTCATTCGTTGTGTAAGCCAGTAACCTGAGTATAAAAGGTTGACTCTGGATTTATGTTGTATACTTTGGAATGAGCCTTTTATCAACTGTTCATCTAATGTCATCTCAAAATGATTTAGGTAAAGTAATACAATGTTGAAACATTGAGTGAGTATTGCAAACTGATGATATAAAAAAGGCCATCCTTACTTGCGGAGGCAAGTCATAGGATGGCACCTTAATTAACACTACAAATCAACTCACTTATTCTTTCACCACTATTTTGTAGTGTGGTGTTGGGTTTAATGGGCAGAAGTAATTGTACGTTCCAGCCGCTAGGTTTACCACTTTGGAAGAACCTTTTTCGCCATCCTTAATCGCTTTTGAAAGGTATCCGGCCTTAATGTGATCGCCTTCTTTTCCATCTTTCACTGGAGCAATTACAAAACCTACTTCATGGTCAACTCCTTTATTCGTTACCTCGAAAATGTATTTTCCCGGTTTTAAAGTCAGCTCTTTTGTTACAAATTCGCCTGGTGTTTGGTCAAGCTTAATTACTGTTGCTTCTTTTTGTTGCGCAAAACCAATGGCTGAAAATCCTATTAGTAATGCCGCGATGATTAATGATCTTTTCATCTTATTTAAATTGTTATTATTTGTCAATTGATTGATTGTTCTATTAAACTAAAGCTGGCTCTTCTATTGGTTGAGCTACAGGGAAGTCAATAGCAATTTGGGTTAGGTTGTGCACATAATTAGCTAATGTTTTATCAGCTACTAATGCGATCAGATCTATTAGAGCCGCATTGTCAAAACCTTGAGCGAAAAATGCTTCGACGGTCTCTTCAGATGCTCTTCCGCGATTTTCCGTGATATCTTGAGCAAGTTTTACAATCGCATCAAGTCTAGCATTGTCGCTTTCACCTTTTCGTAAGGAAATAGTTTCTTCTTCGGTAAACCCGTTCATTTTACCTAAAGCTGTATGCGCAGCTTGGCAATAATCACAGCCATTGATCTGTGAAACAGCTAGGTATACGGCTTCACGTTCTTTGGCGTTAAATGTTCCTTTAGCTTGAGCGCCTTGGAAAGCTAAGAATGAGCTTAGTGCATTAGCTGATTGGCCAATGGTCGCGTAAAGATTTGGAACCATTCCTACTTGCTTTTTCAAATTATCAAAGATGGCTTGTGCCTCTGGTGAAACTTGATCTCTGGTTGGTACTTCAAAAGTTCTCATGATGATTTTTATTTATGTTTTCTTTTTGTTTTCAAAATTCAGATACAAAACTGATGTTGTAACATTAAAGT
It encodes the following:
- a CDS encoding MarR family winged helix-turn-helix transcriptional regulator → MTLDEQLIKGSFQSIQHKSRVNLLYSGYWLTQRMTELLKPHNITLQQLNVLRILRGQNSEPISTLEIKDKMIIGNADASRLVDKLCTKGLIWKKPCPHDGRKIQVFINENGLNLLGQIDDEMTLIDDITNNLNEKELKVLNQLLNKLRA
- a CDS encoding plastocyanin/azurin family copper-binding protein; this translates as MKRSLIIAALLIGFSAIGFAQQKEATVIKLDQTPGEFVTKELTLKPGKYIFEVTNKGVDHEVGFVIAPVKDGKEGDHIKAGYLSKAIKDGEKGSSKVVNLAAGTYNYFCPLNPTPHYKIVVKE
- a CDS encoding carboxymuconolactone decarboxylase family protein, whose translation is MRTFEVPTRDQVSPEAQAIFDNLKKQVGMVPNLYATIGQSANALSSFLAFQGAQAKGTFNAKEREAVYLAVSQINGCDYCQAAHTALGKMNGFTEEETISLRKGESDNARLDAIVKLAQDITENRGRASEETVEAFFAQGFDNAALIDLIALVADKTLANYVHNLTQIAIDFPVAQPIEEPALV